From Streptomyces sp. NBC_01460, a single genomic window includes:
- a CDS encoding CCA tRNA nucleotidyltransferase gives MSNANEDSPRALSQVQHRAVSELLRVSPVADDLALRFQEAGFGLALVGGSVRDALLGRLGNDLDFTTDARPEDVLKIVRPWADSVWEVGIAFGTVGSQKDGYQIEVTTYRSEAYDRTSRKPEVSYGDSIEDDLVRRDFTVNAMAVALPQKEFIDPHRGLDDLAQRVLRTPATPEASFSDDPLRMLRAARFAAQLDFEVAPDVVEAMTHMAGRIEIVSAERVREELNKLLLSGHPRKGLGLLVDTGLADHVLPELPALRLESDEHHRHKDVYEHSLTVLEQAIDLEEDGADLVLRLAALLHDVGKPRTRRFEKDGRVSFHHHEVVGAKMTKKRMTELKYSNEMVRDVSRLVELHLRFHGYGDGEWTDSAVRRYVRDAGPLLDRLHKLTRSDCTTRNKRKANALSRTYDGLEERIAQLQEQEELDSIRPDLDGNEIMRILDVGPGPVIGKAYAFLLELRLESGPMDRETAVAALKDWWATQG, from the coding sequence GTGTCGAACGCCAACGAAGACAGCCCCCGTGCACTGAGCCAGGTGCAGCACCGCGCAGTCAGTGAACTGCTGCGGGTGTCCCCCGTCGCCGACGACCTCGCCCTGCGGTTCCAGGAGGCCGGATTCGGTCTCGCCCTGGTCGGCGGGTCGGTCCGCGACGCGCTGCTCGGCCGGCTCGGAAACGATCTGGACTTCACGACCGATGCCCGCCCGGAGGACGTGCTCAAGATCGTCCGTCCCTGGGCCGACTCGGTCTGGGAGGTCGGAATCGCGTTCGGCACCGTCGGCTCGCAGAAGGACGGATACCAGATCGAGGTCACGACCTACCGGTCCGAGGCGTACGACAGGACCTCGCGCAAGCCCGAGGTCTCCTACGGCGACTCGATCGAGGACGACCTCGTGCGCCGTGACTTCACCGTCAACGCCATGGCCGTCGCGCTGCCGCAGAAGGAGTTCATCGATCCGCACCGCGGGCTCGACGACCTCGCGCAGCGCGTCCTGCGCACGCCGGCCACTCCCGAGGCGTCCTTCTCCGACGATCCGCTTCGCATGCTGCGCGCAGCCCGTTTCGCCGCACAGCTGGACTTCGAGGTCGCCCCCGATGTCGTCGAGGCCATGACGCACATGGCGGGACGCATCGAGATCGTCTCGGCTGAGCGGGTCCGTGAGGAACTGAACAAGCTCCTGCTCTCCGGTCACCCCCGCAAGGGTCTGGGGCTTCTCGTGGACACGGGCCTGGCCGACCACGTGCTGCCCGAACTTCCCGCGCTCCGCCTGGAAAGTGACGAGCATCACCGCCACAAGGATGTCTATGAGCACTCCCTGACGGTCCTGGAGCAGGCCATCGATCTGGAGGAGGACGGGGCGGACCTCGTGCTGCGGCTTGCTGCCCTGCTTCACGATGTCGGGAAGCCGCGCACGCGGCGCTTCGAGAAGGACGGTCGCGTCTCGTTCCACCACCACGAGGTGGTCGGAGCCAAGATGACCAAGAAGCGCATGACCGAGCTCAAGTACTCCAACGAGATGGTCAGGGACGTCTCGAGGCTGGTGGAGCTGCATCTGCGCTTCCACGGGTACGGCGACGGCGAATGGACCGACTCCGCAGTGCGCAGGTATGTGCGGGACGCGGGGCCGCTGCTGGACCGGCTGCACAAGCTGACGCGCTCCGACTGCACGACGCGGAACAAGCGCAAGGCGAATGCCTTGTCGCGCACGTACGACGGTCTTGAGGAGCGCATCGCTCAACTGCAGGAGCAGGAGGAGCTGGATTCGATCCGGCCGGACCTGGACGGCAACGAGATCATGCGGATCCTGGACGTCGGCCCCGGACCCGTGATCGGCAAGGCGTACGCGTTCCTGCTCGAACTGCGGCTGGAGAGCGGACCGATGGACCGCGAGACTGCGGTGGCGGCTCTCAAGGACTGGTGGGCGACCCAGGGCTGA
- the trxB gene encoding thioredoxin-disulfide reductase, which translates to MSDVRNVIIIGSGPAGYTAALYTARASLKPLVFEGAVTAGGALMNTTDVENFPGFQDGIMGPELMDNMRAQAERFGAELLPDDVVSVDLSGDIKTVTDTAGTVHRAKAVIVTTGSQHRKLGLPNEDALSGRGVSWCATCDGFFFKDQDIAVVGGGDTAMEEATFLSRFAKSVTIVHRRDSLRASKAMQDRAFADPKIKFAWDSEVATVHGDQKLSSLTLRNTKTGETSELPVTGLFIAVGHDPRTELFKGQLDLDDEGYLKVDAPSTRTNLKGVFGAGDVVDHTYRQAITAAGTGCSAALDAERFLAALSDEQLAEPEKTPAV; encoded by the coding sequence GTGAGCGACGTCCGTAATGTGATCATCATCGGCTCCGGACCGGCTGGTTACACCGCCGCCCTGTACACCGCTCGCGCGTCGCTGAAGCCGCTGGTGTTCGAGGGCGCTGTCACCGCCGGCGGTGCTCTGATGAACACCACCGACGTGGAGAACTTCCCGGGCTTCCAGGACGGAATCATGGGCCCTGAGCTCATGGACAACATGCGCGCCCAGGCGGAGCGCTTCGGCGCTGAGCTCCTCCCCGACGACGTGGTCTCGGTCGACCTCTCCGGTGACATCAAGACCGTCACCGACACCGCCGGCACCGTGCACCGTGCCAAGGCTGTCATCGTCACCACGGGATCCCAGCACCGCAAGCTCGGCCTGCCGAACGAGGACGCGCTCTCCGGGCGTGGTGTCTCCTGGTGCGCCACCTGCGACGGTTTCTTCTTCAAGGACCAGGACATCGCCGTGGTCGGTGGCGGCGACACCGCCATGGAGGAGGCGACCTTCCTCTCCCGGTTCGCCAAGTCCGTCACGATCGTCCACCGCCGTGACTCCCTGCGCGCCTCCAAGGCCATGCAGGACCGCGCTTTCGCCGACCCGAAGATCAAGTTCGCGTGGGACAGCGAGGTCGCCACAGTTCACGGCGACCAGAAGCTCTCCAGCCTCACCCTGCGCAACACCAAGACCGGCGAGACCTCCGAGCTGCCGGTGACAGGTCTGTTCATCGCCGTCGGCCACGACCCCCGCACGGAGCTCTTCAAGGGCCAGCTCGACCTCGACGACGAGGGCTACCTCAAGGTCGACGCGCCCTCGACGCGCACCAACCTGAAGGGTGTCTTCGGCGCCGGCGACGTCGTCGACCACACCTACCGCCAGGCCATCACCGCCGCTGGGACCGGCTGCTCGGCGGCTCTCGACGCAGAGCGTTTCCTGGCCGCGCTCTCCGACGAGCAGCTCGCCGAGCC
- a CDS encoding serine/threonine protein kinase, with translation MAERSTAAVDVADNSGDEPLTAKADAATTDGTAQTQDAEGASAKDTEGGRDGSDSVPASPDLHSGHKLARRYRLEECVTRLDGFSSWRAVDEKLRRAVGVHLLPADHPRARSVLAAARSSALLGDPRFVQVLDAVEEDDLVYVVHEWLPDATELTALLAAGPLEAHDAYQLVSQISQAMAAAHREGLAHLRLTPGAVLRSSTGQYRIRGLAVNAALRGITADQPLRTDTEAIGALLYAALTRRWPYESDAYGLSGLPKDLGLIPPDQVRAGVHRGLSELAMRALVNDGATASRQEQPCTTPDELAKAVAAMPRVLPPEPAFTAPPEYQRTTYQQGTYGRPSARPASATQPVIPVPPAPLQSRTGKALKWAVSALLIAALGLGSWQLAETVLHRGKDSGEQVPTQTTENGGDDNNAVEPSKPVTITKAQDYDPLGADGSEKPASIKNVYDGDASSYWNTDGYFSADFGRLKEGVGVVLDLGKVQQVGNVEVSFLGSTSVELRTTEDPSVPRMPDGFTKAAEGSGTKVSLKPDKPVQARYLLVWLTELPPSDDGNYRGKVSDIKVTS, from the coding sequence GTGGCGGAACGTAGCACGGCTGCTGTCGACGTGGCCGACAACAGCGGCGACGAGCCGCTGACCGCCAAGGCGGACGCGGCCACGACCGACGGGACGGCACAAACCCAGGACGCGGAAGGCGCGAGCGCCAAGGACACGGAGGGCGGGCGTGACGGCTCGGACTCCGTCCCGGCATCGCCCGATCTGCACAGCGGTCACAAACTCGCCAGGCGCTACCGCCTTGAGGAGTGCGTCACCCGGCTGGACGGATTCAGCAGCTGGCGCGCTGTCGACGAGAAACTGCGCCGGGCGGTGGGCGTGCATCTGCTGCCTGCCGATCATCCGCGCGCCCGCTCGGTACTGGCCGCGGCCCGCTCCTCGGCGCTGCTCGGTGACCCCCGCTTCGTCCAGGTCCTGGACGCCGTGGAGGAGGACGACCTCGTCTACGTCGTCCACGAATGGCTCCCCGACGCGACCGAGCTGACCGCCCTGCTGGCGGCCGGGCCCCTGGAAGCCCATGACGCCTACCAGCTCGTGAGCCAGATCTCCCAAGCCATGGCCGCCGCGCACCGCGAAGGGCTCGCGCATCTGCGCCTCACCCCGGGCGCGGTCCTGCGCAGCTCGACCGGCCAGTACCGGATCCGCGGTCTGGCCGTGAACGCCGCCCTGCGAGGCATCACGGCCGATCAGCCCCTCCGCACGGACACCGAGGCCATCGGCGCACTTCTCTACGCGGCCCTGACCCGTCGCTGGCCCTACGAGAGTGACGCCTACGGCCTCTCCGGGCTCCCCAAGGACCTGGGCCTGATCCCTCCGGACCAGGTGCGCGCGGGCGTCCACCGCGGTCTCTCCGAGCTCGCCATGCGCGCTCTGGTCAACGACGGCGCAACCGCGTCGCGGCAGGAACAGCCGTGCACGACCCCTGACGAGCTCGCCAAGGCCGTCGCGGCCATGCCCCGCGTACTCCCCCCGGAACCAGCCTTCACCGCGCCGCCGGAGTATCAGCGCACGACCTACCAGCAGGGCACCTACGGGCGCCCGTCAGCGCGGCCCGCATCCGCCACCCAGCCCGTCATCCCCGTCCCGCCGGCCCCTCTCCAGAGCCGCACCGGGAAGGCGCTGAAGTGGGCGGTGTCCGCGCTGCTCATCGCGGCTCTGGGCCTCGGAAGCTGGCAGCTGGCGGAAACCGTCCTCCACCGAGGCAAGGACTCGGGTGAACAGGTCCCTACCCAGACCACCGAGAACGGGGGCGACGACAACAACGCCGTCGAACCCAGCAAGCCCGTCACCATCACCAAGGCCCAGGACTACGACCCTCTCGGTGCCGACGGCTCCGAGAAGCCGGCCTCGATAAAGAACGTCTACGACGGGGACGCGAGCTCCTACTGGAACACGGACGGCTACTTCAGCGCTGATTTCGGGCGGCTCAAGGAAGGCGTCGGCGTCGTTCTCGACCTCGGCAAGGTCCAGCAGGTGGGCAACGTCGAGGTGTCCTTCCTCGGCAGCACCTCCGTCGAGTTGAGGACCACCGAGGACCCGTCCGTTCCTCGGATGCCCGACGGATTCACCAAGGCCGCCGAGGGATCCGGAACAAAGGTGTCCCTCAAGCCCGACAAGCCGGTGCAGGCACGGTACCTTCTGGTCTGGCTGACCGAACTGCCTCCGAGTGACGACGGCAACTACCGGGGCAAGGTCTCGGACATCAAGGTCACCAGCTGA
- a CDS encoding anti-sigma factor family protein, with translation MTSTADTAQHPDVSEISDLTEGLLPPSREVVLRRHLDACDDCHDIHTSLEEVRSLLGTALPLHERMPDDVAERIDAALAAEAAPSATTPPPAAASHVSRETCDAPEESLVVPRPAGRPRGATGPGRGSSRRRRRTVILGTAFGAAAVGMSVFLFQAIQPSQDSASSMADQGVSAAEKSGADFSEGTLEGQVHTLLSGASASDAPGNEDPGKPSLDTKSSPEETSPRTPSPRTPLRAPAVDVPPCVQEGTGRDTPALAVDQGSYNGTAAFLVVLPDANDSSRVQAYVVDAACVDSTPATKGQLLLTQSYARP, from the coding sequence ATGACATCCACAGCCGACACGGCTCAGCACCCGGACGTCTCGGAGATCTCCGACCTCACCGAAGGCCTTCTTCCGCCGTCCCGCGAGGTAGTGCTCCGCCGCCACCTCGACGCCTGTGACGACTGCCACGACATTCACACCTCCCTGGAAGAAGTGCGCTCGCTCCTGGGGACGGCTCTGCCCCTTCACGAGCGCATGCCGGACGATGTCGCAGAACGGATCGACGCGGCCTTGGCGGCGGAAGCGGCACCTTCCGCCACAACCCCGCCCCCCGCTGCGGCATCGCATGTTTCACGTGAAACATGCGATGCCCCCGAAGAGAGCCTCGTCGTGCCGCGCCCGGCCGGTCGCCCTCGGGGTGCCACCGGGCCCGGCCGGGGCTCGTCCCGCCGTCGCCGTCGCACGGTGATCCTCGGTACTGCTTTCGGGGCCGCGGCCGTCGGGATGAGCGTCTTCCTGTTCCAGGCCATCCAGCCGTCCCAGGATTCGGCCAGCTCGATGGCCGACCAAGGTGTCAGCGCCGCCGAAAAGAGCGGGGCGGACTTCTCGGAAGGCACGCTGGAAGGCCAGGTGCACACACTTCTGAGCGGGGCGTCCGCTTCCGACGCTCCGGGCAATGAAGACCCGGGTAAACCGTCCCTGGACACCAAGTCCTCCCCCGAGGAGACATCCCCCCGGACCCCGTCTCCGCGCACACCGCTGCGTGCACCGGCCGTGGATGTTCCGCCCTGCGTCCAAGAGGGCACAGGAAGGGACACCCCTGCCCTGGCAGTGGACCAGGGCAGCTACAACGGCACTGCCGCTTTCCTCGTCGTCCTACCCGACGCGAACGACTCGAGCCGTGTCCAGGCCTATGTCGTCGACGCGGCGTGCGTGGATTCCACGCCCGCGACAAAGGGACAACTGCTGCTCACGCAGTCCTACGCACGCCCCTGA
- the sigM gene encoding RNA polymerase sigma factor SigM — MDDARFADTSDQDLLAQHVAGDPDAFGELVRRHRDRLWAVALRTLGDREEAADAVQDALVSAFRAAHTFRGQSAVTTWLHRITVNACLDRARKAASRKTAPVDDAERLDQLMEPHESAEAPAERQDLHRELLAALATLPAEQRAALVLVDMQAYPVAEAARILEVPTGTVKSRCARGRARLLPLLSHLRTTRGEHKDGSTGRNRTPGASVPPASGPRDVGNGDPAAVKGGGGLA, encoded by the coding sequence TTGGACGACGCCAGATTCGCCGACACCAGCGACCAGGATCTCCTGGCCCAGCACGTCGCAGGCGACCCGGACGCCTTCGGAGAGCTCGTGCGGCGGCACCGTGACCGGCTCTGGGCCGTCGCCCTGCGCACGCTCGGCGACCGGGAGGAGGCCGCCGACGCCGTGCAGGACGCCTTGGTCTCCGCGTTCCGCGCGGCCCACACCTTCCGTGGTCAGTCCGCCGTCACCACGTGGCTGCACAGGATCACCGTCAACGCCTGCCTGGACCGTGCTCGCAAGGCGGCCTCACGCAAGACTGCACCGGTCGACGACGCCGAGCGTCTCGATCAGCTCATGGAGCCGCACGAGTCCGCCGAGGCCCCCGCCGAACGGCAGGACCTTCACCGCGAACTTCTGGCCGCGCTCGCCACTCTTCCCGCCGAACAGCGAGCCGCCCTTGTGCTTGTGGACATGCAGGCGTATCCGGTGGCGGAGGCGGCCCGCATCCTCGAAGTACCGACGGGCACGGTGAAGAGCCGCTGTGCGCGGGGCCGGGCCAGACTGCTCCCCTTGTTGTCCCACCTGCGCACCACCAGAGGTGAGCACAAGGACGGGTCCACAGGAAGGAACCGGACGCCGGGGGCATCCGTCCCACCGGCGTCAGGACCAAGAGACGTAGGCAACGGCGACCCTGCCGCAGTAAAGGGTGGAGGTGGGCTCGCATGA
- the murJ gene encoding murein biosynthesis integral membrane protein MurJ — MNAPYDGDRGQGAGGAGSSSGPPVPPGAGRDGEAPDPYLQHAYDHDPYRGQDLASQDPVAEALYDRASHPPPPPGTYQEPQALYQQPPAAQHAPDPRIWAQTPPPEPAGPSRHLPYGDNAGTTQYVGVDDLVTQASGDRGEQDAFAHLFRDQEGSGRPPGPPAEPEAAPAPVPPKSGGKAAGILKSSALMAAGTLVSRLTGFVRSLVITAALGAAVLGDAFTIAYTLPTMIYILTVGGGLNSVFVPQLVRSMKDDEDGGEAYANRLLTLVMVALGLIVAIAVLAAPQLVHLMSSTIANDPPANTVAVTFARYCLPTIFFMGVHVVMGQILNARGKFGAMMWTPVLNNIVMIFTFGLFIWVYGTSAESRMGVETIPAEGVRLLGIGTLLGLVVQALAMIPYLREAGFRFRPRFDWKGHGLGKTIKLAKWTVLFVLANQAGVLVVTQLATSAGKLADKDGSGFLAYSNAQLIWGMPQAIITVSVMAALLPRISRAAHDNDPGAVRDDISQGLRNSAVAIVPVAFTFLALGLPMCTLLYASSGTEAARSMGFILMAFALGLIPYSVQYVVLRGFYAYEDTRTPFYNTVIVAAVNAAASALCYVILPAQWAVVGMAASYGLAYAVGVGIAWRRLSNRLGGDLDGARVVRTYARLCMAALPAAVVGGGVGFGLLKALGDGAGGSVVALVCGSVVLLGIFFVAAKKMRIEELNGMVGMVRGRLGR, encoded by the coding sequence ATGAACGCGCCGTACGACGGTGACCGCGGCCAGGGCGCGGGCGGAGCTGGGTCTTCCAGCGGTCCGCCGGTGCCCCCGGGCGCCGGCCGGGACGGGGAGGCACCTGACCCCTACCTGCAGCACGCCTACGACCACGATCCGTACCGCGGCCAGGACCTCGCCTCCCAGGATCCCGTGGCCGAGGCGCTCTACGACCGCGCCTCACACCCTCCACCGCCTCCGGGCACCTATCAGGAGCCGCAGGCCCTCTACCAGCAGCCTCCCGCTGCCCAGCACGCCCCCGACCCCCGGATCTGGGCCCAGACACCGCCTCCGGAGCCCGCAGGCCCCTCCCGGCACCTCCCTTACGGGGACAACGCCGGTACCACCCAGTACGTAGGGGTGGACGACCTGGTCACGCAGGCTTCGGGCGACCGTGGGGAGCAGGACGCGTTCGCCCACCTCTTCCGCGACCAGGAGGGGTCCGGGCGGCCTCCAGGGCCTCCCGCGGAGCCCGAGGCGGCTCCTGCACCCGTTCCGCCGAAGTCCGGTGGCAAGGCCGCGGGGATACTGAAGTCGAGCGCGCTGATGGCCGCGGGCACCCTGGTGTCCCGCCTGACCGGCTTCGTCCGCAGCCTCGTGATCACCGCCGCTCTCGGTGCGGCGGTGCTCGGTGACGCCTTCACCATCGCGTACACCCTTCCCACGATGATCTACATCCTCACCGTCGGCGGCGGCCTGAACTCGGTCTTCGTTCCTCAGCTCGTGCGGTCCATGAAGGACGACGAGGACGGCGGCGAGGCGTATGCCAACCGGCTACTGACGCTGGTCATGGTCGCGCTCGGCCTGATCGTTGCGATCGCCGTGCTCGCGGCACCGCAGCTGGTGCACCTCATGTCGAGCACCATCGCGAACGATCCGCCGGCGAACACGGTGGCCGTCACCTTCGCCCGCTACTGCCTGCCGACCATCTTCTTCATGGGCGTCCACGTGGTGATGGGGCAGATCCTCAACGCCCGTGGGAAGTTCGGCGCGATGATGTGGACCCCGGTCCTCAACAACATCGTCATGATCTTCACGTTCGGCCTGTTCATCTGGGTCTACGGCACGTCGGCCGAATCCCGGATGGGCGTGGAGACGATCCCGGCGGAAGGTGTCCGGCTGCTGGGTATCGGCACCCTGCTCGGCCTTGTGGTCCAGGCCCTGGCGATGATCCCGTACCTCCGCGAGGCAGGGTTCCGGTTCCGGCCCCGCTTCGACTGGAAGGGCCACGGACTCGGCAAGACGATCAAGCTCGCGAAGTGGACGGTCCTCTTCGTCCTCGCCAACCAGGCGGGCGTGCTGGTCGTCACCCAGCTCGCGACGTCCGCGGGCAAGCTCGCGGACAAGGACGGATCGGGCTTCCTCGCCTACTCCAACGCCCAGCTCATCTGGGGCATGCCGCAGGCCATCATCACCGTCTCGGTCATGGCGGCCCTGCTGCCCCGCATCTCCCGCGCCGCCCACGACAACGACCCGGGAGCCGTCCGCGACGACATCTCGCAGGGTCTGCGCAACTCGGCGGTAGCCATCGTTCCGGTCGCCTTCACCTTCCTCGCGCTCGGCCTGCCGATGTGCACCCTGCTCTACGCCTCCAGCGGCACCGAGGCCGCGCGGTCGATGGGCTTCATCCTGATGGCGTTCGCCCTCGGCCTGATCCCGTACTCCGTGCAGTACGTCGTGTTGCGCGGCTTCTACGCGTACGAGGACACCCGCACCCCCTTCTACAACACGGTCATCGTCGCAGCGGTCAACGCGGCAGCGTCCGCCCTCTGCTACGTGATTCTTCCGGCCCAGTGGGCAGTCGTGGGAATGGCGGCCTCCTACGGGCTGGCCTACGCGGTCGGCGTCGGCATCGCCTGGCGACGACTCAGTAATCGGCTCGGCGGTGACCTCGACGGCGCCCGTGTCGTGCGTACCTACGCCCGTCTCTGCATGGCCGCGCTCCCTGCGGCTGTGGTCGGTGGCGGAGTCGGCTTCGGTCTCCTGAAGGCTCTCGGAGACGGGGCCGGCGGGTCGGTGGTGGCGCTGGTCTGCGGCAGCGTCGTCCTGCTGGGCATCTTCTTCGTCGCCGCGAAGAAGATGCGCATCGAAGAGCTCAACGGCATGGTCGGCATGGTCCGGGGACGCCTCGGACGCTGA
- a CDS encoding DUF6049 family protein, translating to MAEAADFQGMNPSPARRWLRRTASLIVGAPLIAGLLAGPAAPSAQAEVATKAPTGSRTVDVSLDTLAPSAPVEGDTLTVSGTLTNKGRKTITDAEVDLRVGPRLSGRGAIDEAAKRTGYLPGSDPTKLGGSYTLKVSKLASGVSQDFTLAVPVNKLDLDAEGVYQLGVSVTGKTTDYAYDQVLGIQRTFLPWQPEDAGSRTKLTFLWPLIASAHVTAETGSDEQQTPVLANDDLALELAPGGRLEQLVSLGRQLPVTWVIDPDLLATVDAMTKNYRVKAGDTTVAGTNQAIAKKWLTDLQAAVKEGKVVALPFADPDLASIAHRGKNVSGALSNLRTATEVAGTTVETVLHVKPSTDFAWPVDGAIDPSVVDVATSAGAHKVIARSDSLKETGGLLYTPTSARPIGGGTTAVVSDHRLSTAFTGDMSKAGASTRAVQNFLAQTLALTQQDPDNERSIVVAPQRTPSAAQAQTMARALQALTAEHWTQPADLMAAAEQKPDAQATAKVPAASQYPKRLRSQELPTQAFQDIRTTQDSLNSFQIILTQPDRVVTPFGNAINRAVSTSWRGRPLEAQQYRDAVRTYLQGLTNEVQLITKSDVTLSGRSATIPVTVQNKLVQDVDHLVLRLTSGNATRLKLNDGAAVAEQPVKIAGGHSQSVKFDAAANANGQAQVTARLFTEDGVPYGEEMTFTVKVSEVTPTVLLVIAGGLLLLVLAGIRMYTHRKRTVAGGAVDDNGGEPEQPSDPAPDTGPESGNPSGPGEKVDR from the coding sequence GTGGCCGAGGCGGCAGACTTTCAGGGGATGAATCCCTCCCCTGCCCGCCGGTGGCTCCGGCGCACAGCCTCCTTGATCGTCGGGGCGCCGCTGATCGCCGGCCTCCTGGCCGGTCCCGCAGCGCCGTCGGCCCAGGCCGAGGTGGCGACGAAGGCCCCGACCGGATCCCGCACCGTCGATGTGTCCCTGGACACGCTCGCCCCCAGCGCGCCGGTCGAGGGCGACACACTCACCGTCTCCGGCACGCTGACCAACAAGGGCAGGAAGACGATCACGGACGCCGAGGTCGACCTGCGCGTCGGGCCGCGGCTGTCCGGACGCGGTGCGATCGACGAAGCCGCCAAGCGCACCGGATACCTCCCCGGCAGTGACCCGACCAAGCTCGGCGGGTCGTACACGCTGAAGGTCTCCAAGCTCGCTTCCGGCGTCAGTCAGGACTTCACCCTCGCCGTCCCGGTGAACAAGCTGGACCTGGACGCCGAGGGCGTCTACCAGCTCGGGGTGTCCGTCACCGGCAAGACCACCGACTACGCCTACGACCAGGTTCTCGGCATCCAGCGGACCTTCCTGCCGTGGCAGCCCGAGGACGCCGGGAGCAGGACGAAGCTCACCTTCCTCTGGCCTCTGATCGCTTCAGCACATGTCACCGCCGAGACGGGCTCCGACGAACAGCAGACCCCCGTGCTCGCCAACGACGATCTGGCCCTCGAACTCGCGCCGGGCGGCCGCCTGGAGCAGTTGGTCTCGCTCGGACGACAGCTCCCTGTGACGTGGGTGATCGATCCGGACCTGCTGGCCACGGTCGACGCGATGACGAAGAACTACCGCGTCAAGGCCGGTGACACGACGGTCGCGGGAACGAACCAGGCCATCGCCAAGAAGTGGCTGACGGATCTGCAGGCGGCCGTGAAGGAGGGGAAGGTGGTGGCCCTCCCGTTCGCCGATCCCGATCTGGCGTCCATCGCCCACCGCGGCAAGAACGTGTCGGGCGCCCTGAGCAACCTGCGGACGGCGACCGAGGTCGCCGGGACGACGGTGGAGACCGTCCTCCACGTGAAGCCGTCCACGGACTTCGCATGGCCGGTGGACGGTGCGATCGATCCCTCCGTGGTCGACGTCGCCACCTCTGCGGGCGCGCACAAGGTGATCGCCCGCAGCGACAGTCTCAAGGAGACGGGCGGGCTGCTCTACACACCGACGTCGGCCCGGCCGATCGGTGGTGGCACCACTGCCGTCGTCTCCGACCACCGACTCTCCACCGCCTTCACCGGGGACATGTCCAAGGCCGGCGCCTCGACACGTGCCGTCCAGAACTTCCTCGCGCAGACACTGGCCCTGACCCAGCAGGATCCCGACAACGAACGCAGCATCGTGGTCGCCCCGCAGCGGACACCCAGCGCCGCCCAGGCACAGACCATGGCGCGTGCCCTGCAGGCACTCACGGCCGAACACTGGACCCAGCCCGCGGACCTCATGGCAGCGGCTGAGCAGAAGCCCGACGCGCAGGCCACCGCCAAGGTGCCCGCGGCCTCGCAGTACCCGAAGAGGCTGCGAAGCCAGGAGCTGCCCACCCAGGCGTTCCAGGACATCAGGACGACCCAGGACTCGCTCAACAGTTTCCAGATCATCCTCACGCAGCCCGACCGCGTGGTGACCCCCTTCGGAAACGCGATCAACCGTGCCGTGTCGACGTCGTGGCGTGGCAGGCCGCTGGAGGCACAGCAGTACCGGGACGCGGTCCGCACCTACCTGCAGGGCCTCACCAACGAGGTCCAGCTGATCACGAAGTCGGACGTGACCCTGTCCGGGCGCAGCGCTACGATCCCCGTGACCGTGCAGAACAAGCTGGTCCAGGATGTCGATCACCTGGTACTGCGTCTGACGTCGGGCAACGCCACGCGACTCAAGCTCAACGACGGCGCAGCCGTCGCCGAGCAGCCGGTCAAGATCGCCGGCGGTCACAGCCAGTCCGTGAAGTTCGACGCCGCGGCCAACGCCAACGGGCAGGCGCAGGTCACGGCACGGCTCTTCACCGAGGACGGTGTGCCGTACGGCGAGGAGATGACCTTCACGGTGAAGGTCTCGGAAGTCACACCGACGGTGCTCCTGGTGATCGCCGGCGGTCTGCTGCTGCTGGTCCTGGCGGGCATCAGGATGTACACCCACCGCAAGCGCACGGTCGCGGGCGGAGCAGTGGACGACAACGGCGGCGAACCCGAGCAGCCGAGTGACCCGGCGCCGGACACCGGTCCGGAAAGCGGGAACCCATCGGGCCCGGGTGAGAAAGTGGACCGTTGA